Proteins found in one Mytilus edulis chromosome 2, xbMytEdul2.2, whole genome shotgun sequence genomic segment:
- the LOC139512261 gene encoding uncharacterized protein: MDMAADQHDNYSKTEELSRYIWKSYMCHGKANSITNIAKNMALVYDCISSNRSNWDQYSGGSTFDGTSDYGKSDVDDMVVFRGVVVKHSESIDSNKEKINSSGEQEHRAVLVTESSNCSPGYCRLIPAADFETLALIFGCQHEDFVEERSGKTYLSSDKFLQCMIKRFEHSIPLNTTEHTVHGPSMKFAHDNIYGYHIHRPDLPLDHDTAHAIIYDQSPIRMQEWTQRERRFNWPSQNIIEKIQKLSWHFVPVGDRSSLNFSLEWRLSFLLGERELAWNFNDTQIQCLVILKKLRNTLLEPVFPDLITSYHLKNSVCWLSEETDINHWVPEQLLSRIRDCLTYLVDAVEKEKLPHYFHRQRNLFHNRFSDNRMKKQVISKLCTIRNNLLQCAMTYGLPADSHLFKYWKTHTGNIDGVLESSKRNKELNELFYLKKKVSIQSRFNQGISYLFANISDACESLHKLVQTSKAIGALLDVDDNFKTKILKCLDIQMGFRYYEQYINEENVQRKDELLRSTKKHFEDGVLIDDFTGALYSLSLHFCLKEYNTVISKINTILGQKKYLLYTGKCSLLHGIELGMPNGNLFQTSEAPVTADEDDIIESAFDFIFSRDHISCLPYPLQVECAMVMTQDYGERFILIHPVVYIFLLLQLSCLKIDNFPAADEALKHLEEAVSNIGGNLHRYRSLNILGYSYSAHKRTNEALECYRLSLYHSRSKLPRVKNAAIYHVAILAYYTYKFYEFFCIPIGAGCSFVPSTDEESAHNGNGVEDIIYSRN, encoded by the coding sequence ATGGACATGGCTGCCGATCAACATGACAATTACAGTAAAACTGAAGAACTGTCGAGGTATATTTGGAAGTCATATATGTGTCATGGAAAGGCAAACTCAATAACAAACATAGCTAAGAATATGGCATTAGTCTACGACTGTATAAGTAGTAATAGATCTAACTGGGACCAATATTCAGGTGGCAGCACATTTGACGGGACGTCTGATTATGGGAAGAGCGATGTCGATGATATGGTTGTGTTTAGGGGTGTAGTTGTTAAACATAGCGAAAGTatcgattcaaataaagaaaagatAAACAGTTCTGGTGAGCAAGAACATCGTGCTGTACTCGTTACCGAATCATCAAACTGTAGTCCTGGATATTGTAGGCTGATTCCAGCAGCTGACTTTGAGACACTTGCGTTAATTTTTGGTTGTCAACATGAGGATTTCGTGGAAGAAAGATCAGGCAAAACTTATCTATCAAGCGACAAATTTCTTCAGTGTATGATAAAAAGATTTGAGCATTCAATACCACTGAACACCACTGAACACACTGTGCACGGACCATCTATGAAATTTGCTCACGATAACATATATGGTTATCACATTCATAGACCAGACCTTCCGTTAGATCATGACACTGCTCACGCAATTATTTACGATCAATCGCCTATTCGTATGCAAGAGTGGACCCAAAGAGAAAGAAGATTTAACTGGCCAAGTCAAAACATTATAGAGAAAATTCAAAAACTATCATGGCATTTTGTTCCTGTAGGTGATAGATCGTCGCTCAATTTCTCACTCGAGTGGCGATTATCTTTTCTCCTTGGCGAGCGAGAGCTAGCTTGGAATTTTAATGATACACAAATACAATGCCTTGTTATTTTGAAGAAATTACGGAATACTCTCCTCGAGCCTGTTTTCCCAGACCTTATAACATCTTACCACTTGAAGAATAGTGTGTGTTGGTTGTCAGAGGAAACTGATATTAACCATTGGGTTCCGGAGCAACTACTTTCAAGAATTAGAGATTGCTTGACGTACCTAGTTGATGCTGTTGAAAAAGAAAAATTGCCTCATTATTTTCACAGACAACGTAATTTATTCCATAATAGATTTAGTGACAATAGAATGAAAAAACAAGTGATTTCCAAACTTTGTACGATTAGGAATAATCTATTACAATGTGCAATGACTTATGGTCTTCCAGCAGACagtcatttatttaaatattggaaAACACACACAGGAAACATCGATGGGGTTCTAGAATCTTCAAAACGAAACAAGGAACTCAATGAATTATTTTACCTGAAGAAAAAGGTTAGTATACAGTCAAGATTTAACCAGGGAATTTCATATCTATTTGCGAACATTTCAGATGCTTGCGAATCTCTTCATAAACTTGTACAGACTTCCAAAGCAATTGGTGCACTTTTAGATGTCGATGATAACTTTAAAACGAAAATTCTGAAATGTTTAGATATTCAAATGGGTTTTAGATATTACGAGCAATATATTAATGAAGAAAATGTACAAAGGAAAGACGAATTACTTAGAAGTACAAAAAAACACTTTGAAGATGGTGTTTTGATAGATGATTTCACTGGAGCTCTGTATTCTCTAtctttacatttttgtttaaaggaATACAACACCGTCATAagtaaaataaatacaattttgggCCAGAAAAAATACCTTTTGTACACTGGGAAATGTTCCCTTCTACATGGAATCGAGTTAGGGATGCCCAATggaaacttatttcaaacatCCGAAGCTCCTGTGACCGCAGATGAAGATGACATAATTGAAAGTGCATTTGATTTTATCTTTTCACGTGACCACATTTCTTGCTTACCTTATCCGTTACAAGTAGAATGTGCCATGGTTATGACCCAGGACTATGGAGAGAGGTTCATTCTTATTCATCCGGTTGTCTATATATTCTTATTACTGCAACTGTcatgtctaaaaatagataattttCCAGCAGCAGACGAAGCATTAAAACATCTTGAAGAAGCAGTCAGTAATATTGGGGGAAATCTACATAGGTATCGATCACTCAACATTTTAGGATACAGCTATTCTGCCCATAAAAGGACAAATGAGGCTCTGGAATGCTACAGATTATCACTTTATCATTCACGCAGTAAATTACCACGTGTGAAGAACGCTGCAATTTATCATGTTGCTATATTAGCTTATTATACGTATAAATTTTACGAATTTTTCTGTATTCCAATCGGTGCAGGATGTAGCTTTGTTCCATCAACGGATGAAGAAAGCGCTCACAATGGCAATGGCGTAGAAGATATTATCTATAGCCGAAATTAG
- the LOC139512262 gene encoding RNA-binding protein RO60-like — MAAAVDDKDLKRCCRLLNYYTEGSVYKVLGRTYNKENAACLVHMLEEKRGKEILAEVEKYNDNCTPVQKDMLLFTVALCMKSKDSELKQHANKIFLLLCKTAKELFTFIQFHKKLSGDTNSRGYGRSLRRTLNEWYNRQDPMDLAILVMKESASGGWSHANVLRLAHIKGKSEGTAIILKYLVKGMEELKKLGEQPENVQKVVDYLKTIHSVRNSTDEHQVARLIEQHHLGKQQVLPALLNSKEIWGALVSEMSVGEVLENFNKLASVGFLEIAHDGSKKIVEMLRSEEILQKSNIQPIDVVMALSAYEHGKAGKVTWMRNEAVIDALNFALESTMKVNESNNTKSTNKRYLIGVRVGSNTKKSTVRGTQSLPSLVAASAIAMITARKEDKVQLVYFADKATELTLTSESSLKEISEEISKQILVSAALPPVGSGDTPKQPCDLAAPIRWATENSKKIDVFINITDSLDRTGDITPSKALMQYRKEMNMPKAKLVSCGLCNANMKTADPNDPRMIDIAGFDATVPIIINKFILDEC; from the exons atgGCTGCAGCTGTAGACGACAAAGATCTGAAAAGATGTTGTAGGTTGTTAAATTACTACACAGAAGGCAGTGTGTACAAGGTATTGGGCCGGACTTACAATAAAGAAAACGCTGCATGTCTCGTTCATATGCTGGAAGAAAAACGTGGCAAGGAAATACTAGCAGAAGTAGAAAAATATAATGACAATTGTACTCCTGTACAGAAAGACATGCTTCTTTTCACCGTAGCACTTTGTATGAAGTCTAAGGACAGTGAATTAAAACAGCATgctaataaaatattcttattacTTTGTAAAACTGCCAAGGAACTATTCACATTTATACAATTTCACAAGAAATTGTCAGGTGATACAAATTCACGAGGATATGGACGTTCGTTGCGACGTACCCTTAATGAATGGTATAACAGACAAGATCCCATGGACCTTGCTATTTTGGTTATGAAGGAATCAGCATCTGGTGGATGGTCACACGCCAATGTTCTTCGCTTAGCACATATCAAGGGAAAATCAGAAG GAACAGCCATAATTTTGAAATACTTAGTTAAAGGAATGGAAGAGTTAAAGAAATTAGGCGAACAGCCAGAGAATGTTCAGAAAGTTGTAGACTACCTCAAAACCATTCATTCTGTGCGTAACTCGACTGACGAGCACCAAGTGGCCAGACTTATTGAGCAACATCATTTAGGAAAACAACAAGTGCTTCCTGCTCTTCTTAACTCAAAAGAG ATTTGGGGAGCTTTGGTATCTGAGATGTCAGTTGGAGAAGTTTTAGAGAACTTTAACAAACTTGCCAGTGTTGGGTTTCTAGAGATTGCTCATGACGGCAGTAAGAAGATAGTAGAAATGTTACGAAGCGAGGAAATCCTCCAGAAATCCAA CATACAACCTATAGATGTGGTAATGGCCTTATCAGCATATGAACATGGTAAAGCAGGGAAAGTGACTTGGATGAGGAACGAGGCAGTCATTGATGCACTCAACTTTGCCCTTGAATCCACAATGAAGGTCAATGAATCCAAT AATACAAAGTCAACAAACAAGCGCTACCTTATTGGAGTCCGTGTTGGATCAAATACCAAAAAATCCACGGTCCGGGGTACACAGTCACTTCCTTCCTTGGTTGCTGCTTCTGCTATTGCCATGATTACTGCTAGGAAAGAAGACAAGGTCCAGCTAGTATATTTCGCAGACAAGGCAACAGAGTTGACCTTGACCTCAGAATCATCCCTAAAAGAAATTAGTGAAGAAATATCAAAACAGATTTTAGTTTCGGCAGCCCTTCCTCCAGTGGGATCTGGT GATACTCCAAAGCAACCATGTGACCTAGCTGCACCAATCAGATGGGCAActgaaaatagcaaaaaaattgATGTATTTATCAATATAACAGATTCACTTGATAGAACAGGCGACATAACTCCATCGAAGGCTCTCATGCAATACAGAAAGGAAATGAATATGCCAAAAGCAAa GTTAGTATCATGTGGACTTTGTAATGCCAACATGAAAACAGCTGACCCTAATGACCCAAGAATGATTGACATAGCTGGATTTGATGCAACTGTCCCTATTATCATTAACAAATTTATATTGGATGAATGTTGA